The following proteins come from a genomic window of Malus sylvestris chromosome 4, drMalSylv7.2, whole genome shotgun sequence:
- the LOC126618025 gene encoding auxin efflux carrier component 5-like: MIGWEDVYKVVAATVPLYVALILGYGSVRWWHIFTPEQCGAINRFVCFFTLPLFTFEFTAHVDPYKWNYRFIGADFISKLIIVVVLALWAKCSSKGSYSWSITSFSLCTLTNSLVVGVPLIKAMYGSSSVDLVVQASVVQAIVWLTILLFVLEFRRTGSIDIVSSRTNVNTRVQSVDPQGKDVEAMEEITISARPSFWYLMKAVWVKLGMNPNSYAVFIGIAWALIAKRWHIELPSIMEGSVSIMSKAGTGTAMFSMGIFMALQEKFVACGTSLTIIGMVLRFIAGPAAMAIGSIAVGLHGDVLRVAIIQAAVPQSITSFIYAKEYGLHAEVLSTAVIFGMLVSLPVLIAYYAVLGFVH; encoded by the exons ATGATTGGGTGGGAAGATGTTTACAAGGTGGTGGCGGCCACGGTTCCACTCTATGTTGCCCTAATTTTAGGGTACGGCTCAGTAAGGTGGTGGCACATATTCACTCCCGAGCAGTGTGGCGCGATCAACCGCTTCGTTTGTTTCTTTACTCTCCCACTCTTCACGTTCGAATTCACTGCACATGTGGATCCTTACAAATGGAACTACCGCTTCATCGGCGCCGACTTCATCTCTAAGCTCATAATCGTGGTGGTGCTAGCACTTTGGGCCAAGTGCAGCAGCAAAGGAAGCTACAGTTGGTCCATCACAAGCTTCTCTTTGTGCACGTTAACTAATTCCCTAGTGGTTGGTGTGCCCTTGATTAAAGCCATGTATGGTTCGTCATCCGTTGACCTTGTTGTTCAAGCATCGGTCGTGCAGGCCATCGTATGGCTCACCATTCTTTTGTTCGTCTTGGAATTTCGACGTACTGGGTCGATAGACATAGTTTCAAGTCGTACTAATGTCAACACTCGAGTTCAATCGGTTGATCCACAAGGGAAGGATGTAGAAGCCATGGAGGAGATAACAATAAGTGCTAGGCCTTCCTTTTGGTATTTGATGAAGGCTGTGTGGGTGAAACTTGGAATGAATCCCAACTCCTATGCAGTTTTTATTGGTATTGCTTGGGCTCTTATAGCAAAAAG GTGGCATATTGAGTTGCCAAGCATCATGGAAGGATCTGTTTCAATCATGTCAAAAGCTGGTACAGGCACTGCTATGTTTAGCATGG GTATCTTCATGGCACTGCAGGAAAAATTTGTAGCCTGTGGGACGAGCCTAACAATAATTGGGATGGTTCTGAGGTTTATTGCAGGACCGGCAGCCATGGCGATTGGTTCTATTGCTGTGGGTCTGCATGGTGATGTTTTACGTGTTGCTATCATTCAG GCAGCAGTGCCACAGTCCATTACGTCCTTCATATATGCCAAAGAGTATGGACTCCATGCAGAAGTGCTCAGTACAGC GGTAATATTTGGCATGTTGGTCTCCCTTCCAGTGTTGATCGCTTACTATGCAGTTCTAGGATTTGTGCATTGA